The Pristiophorus japonicus isolate sPriJap1 chromosome 8, sPriJap1.hap1, whole genome shotgun sequence genomic sequence AGATTAAAGTGAGTTTTCAGGCAACGACATGTCTTGTGAATCAGGGGTGTTTGGTAAACCAGTTAAATTTTGCTCTTGAAGTTTCGGATGTTATCTGAActcccttgatgagttgctgcaaagATATTGCACTTTTATGCGTTGCCACAGCACACAGTGGGAAAGGAACCCAAACACTGGTTACTAGGTTTAAACAAACCAACAGTTATTTACCGAGATTCGGGTTAAAATGGGCAAGTTTGTTTCTAGAGACAATAATAAATTCACTGCAGCATTTTAATCACAtggattaattttttttttaaatgtaggtaTTAAAAACAGAACAGTGAAAATACTCTTGAAACCCAAAGAAAATGAACTCAAATGGTTGCAGTTCAAATTTCAAATATAAATCAAACCAAAGCAAGTCTACCAACCAATGAATAAAGGATCTATTATCATTTCAGGCAGGTAAGTAGGAGATACACGGAACAATGAGCTCACAGTCAGAATTCCCTCAAGTGACAGTCCATTATACACAGTTGAGCTGAATCAGCCCAGGAACTCTCCATTCACAGACATTGTCCCACAGGCGGGACAGCTGCATTATAGGAATTATTGCCTCCTCTCTTCTGCGATTCGGAGGTCATCTCAAAGTAACTCAAAGGCAAAATAAAagtaaacaaaaaaaggggggggggaaaagaaataGCTCGCAAAATGTCACTGGAAATAAACATTGTCCTTTGAAAGATAACAAGAGCCTGCAGAACCGCTGGGCCTGGTCATGACACATCTGCTACCGAAACTTTCCTTTTCTTTGTTTGACAAGGCCTCAATTTAACGCTTTCGGAAATGTGTTTGGCATTTTTGCGTTTCACTTTTTTCTTCTTGCTCCTTTCAAGGTCGGCCTTTTCTATCCCCAAGTGTCCTTGCCTGACAGCAGTTGCACCTGTAAGTTCCGTTTGTTTCAGTCTACTCACCGGAACTTGGCACATCTGCTTTGATTTTCTTTTTGAGATGGAATCTAAGCCGCCTTGCTTGGACTCTTGCTCACCTCCTTTTCGATCGCTGCCTCTGGCTAAATTATCCCCTCCTTCCGCGGCcagctttctcctcctcctctttttcTTACCCTTTCCTGTGTGTTCGGCCTCGATGGGGCCTTCAGCCTGGTTTGTCTCTGACTGGGTAGCGAGGAGGGAACTGCGCCGGAGTAAGTCGCTGCCCGACACCGCTGCTTCCTTCAGCCGCTCCCACTCACTGTCCGAATCACTGTAATATTTGACACAGTACGATTAAGGATGTGCGATATGCACTCAGTTGCAACAGAAATATAGTGAATTCAGTAAACACAAAACCTTGCAATCACTTTATGCATTTTGTACCATCTCAAAATCTAGTAATGTCGACTCAGTCTGGTAATGTCCAAGGATCTGATACAGCCTGGAACATCAAAAGATGGCCAGGAATGTTATAACCTTTTTTTGGGAGGGAGGGGTTAAGGGTGGAGTGGAAGAAAATTGTaattgtgtacacacacacacacacgcacggtacCGAGGAATGGCGGTTAGATGCATTAGTACTGACGTTCTCAAAGTTGAAGGACTATTGACGCCAATCATGTGAAATTCGAACGATTGTTTCACATTGAAACAGTTAGCACTTCTGCCTGAAAAATAACAAATGAGGCCAGCTCAGGCAGTAACCTTCAGTGAATGATTTAACTATTTATCTGACCTTGCCCGTCTGGACTGATCAGAAAAAACGATTTTTTAATACTTGCTCTTTAGGAAGCCTTGACAACAGATTCGACTGTCCAAGTCCTGGATTTAGTGCTCACAAGCAGGCTGTTAGCTTGCATCACAGATGCCTGACTGACGTTTCAATGTTGCTGTGTCTTTTTATATTGCAGAACTCCTTCAAATTGAAGCAGTCAAAGTAGTGATCGTGACTAAGCTTCTGGTCACAGACTTTCTAATGATAAGCAAGGCTCTTACAGGCCATTTATGGAAAAACAATCCCATGTCAGCCTGGTCTCAGTGGGAGAGCTCTCGTCTGAGTCAGGTGGTCATGGGTTTcagcaccactccagagacttgagcatataatgcaggctgacacttcggtctagtattgagggagagcaacatggttgcctttcagatgagatattaagccGAGGCCCCATTTGCACTCTGAGATCCCAAGAGGTGCCGAGTCCTTCCAGTGTCCTGGACAGCATTTATCCCCCgaccaacatcattaaacacagtttatccaagtcatttatctcattgctgtttgtgggactagaCATAGCCACAtagaattacagcacaggaggtcataCAGCCcgacgagcctgtgccggctctctgcaagtgcatttcagcgagtcccactcccccgccctttccccgtagccttgcgatttttttcccttcaggtacttatccaattcccttttgaaagcctttattgaatctgcctccaccaccctttcaggcagtggattccagatccttACCACTTACTGcataaaaaatatttttctaatgtcgtttttggatcttctgccaatcactttaaatctgtgtcctctggttctcgacccttccaccaatgggaacagttactctctatctactctgactagacccttcgtgattttgaacacttctatcaaatctactctcaaccttctctgctttatggagaccaaccccaacttctccagtctatccacgtaactgaagtccctcattcctggaaccattcgtaaatcttttctgtaccctctgtaaatcctccacatccttcctaaagtgtgctgcccagaattggacacaatactccagttgaagccaaaTCAGTGTTGtagaaaggttcatcataacttctttgtttttgtactctatacctctatttatgaagcccaggatcctatatgcttttttaattgctttctcaacctgccctgccaccttcagtgatttgtgcacatatacccacacgtctctctgctcctgcatcctctttagaattgtaccctttagtttatattgcttcgccTTGTTcttcttatcaaaatgtatcacttcacacttctctgcgttaaatttcatctgccacgtgtccacccattccaccaatctgtccatgtcctcttgaagtcgaaCCCTATCCTTAGACCTTACTGTGTGTttccctgcattacagcagtgactacacttctacttcattggcttggtgtcaaatttttagcacataatactcctgtgaagcggcttgggacgtttcactatgttaatggcgctatataaatacaagttattgttgttgtgaaATACTTTGGGAGGCCCCGAGATCacaaaaggtgatatataaatgcaagtcctttcttggtAGCTTTGCCGGCCTGCTGCCTGAAAACATAACAGCCCTCGGCGTCATTTGCCAGCACCAATTATTTAGGTTTGCCACAAGCAGCACTGTTGCTGTCTAAAGTTCCTCAGAAAAACACCTCTTCTTGTCTTTTCCAATGGTTCACATATTACAGTGCTGCCATTTCAGCCAGCGCTGTCAATGGCAAGAGTCTGGGTTATAACCTCTGCGTGTCAACAGTACAATGATCACTCACCTCCCATCATGTAGATTGCAAGTACTTGCCATGTGTAAAAAGTCAGCCAATTTCCGACCAGGGTGCTGTCACACCAATTAACACTTGGCTCGGATCTGCAATTTACAACAGCATTGGTGGCCACAGTGCCAACGGCCTAAATGTTGCACTGATCGTCATTACCATGGGTTTAGCCTGTGAAAATCTACATTGAACATGTTACAGCAAATAAATGGTCAGAAATTAGGAAACTCAATGACGGAGTGCAGTGCATACTGCCACCTACCTGTCAAACCCCTTCACTGCAGTAAACTTTAGTTGCTGAATATTTGAGTGCTAAAAAATAGTTCGAACAAAATACCACTATAGGGCTCTACTCACCAACTactaagaggggtggggggggaggcaaaGTGCCTTTCATATAAACTAAAATATAAAGAACTTGTCAGATCTAAACCTTCACTGTTTTATCATTTATCGTCATATTTCAGCATTACGCTCTGAATTTTTGGTCGAGTGCCAAATTCCCAAGCAGATTCTTGCTTCTGGGCCACCATCAGGAATGTTTCAGCATGTGGTAACAAGATGCAGATGTGCTCCTGCGATCCCCCAAACAGCGCACTCCAGATTTCAACAATACCACCGAGGGCAGCTCCACACGAAGAGGAACAAAATAAATTTAGGATCAATAG encodes the following:
- the c8h12orf43 gene encoding protein CUSTOS, which translates into the protein MAASKEACGSDSDSAEELSRLKEAAWDIGNFNFQKARAGTSEDQEHISASTRPSLRQKIDDHQHDGNELQTTPEFRCHVAKRLGTLLDGIITIDNSGPFLQQQAEDGADEGFRLFSTSVPGDHGKVEPSSPVKWKPPPSSSDSDSEWERLKEAAVSGSDLLRRSSLLATQSETNQAEGPIEAEHTGKGKKKRRRRKLAAEGGDNLARGSDRKGGEQESKQGGLDSISKRKSKQMCQVPVSRLKQTELTGATAVRQGHLGIEKADLERSKKKKVKRKNAKHISESVKLRPCQTKKRKVSVADVS